The following coding sequences lie in one Rutidosis leptorrhynchoides isolate AG116_Rl617_1_P2 chromosome 4, CSIRO_AGI_Rlap_v1, whole genome shotgun sequence genomic window:
- the LOC139904241 gene encoding lysine--tRNA ligase, cytoplasmic-like isoform X5 translates to MSFIRKGLSCMDEATFFERHFDLRNGDYIGAIWCTGTSSKGGLGVIPKIIVNLSCCLYKMPPPVHCNTGVWTPGSGRYPDAYILNDQVLEA, encoded by the exons ATGAGTTTTATACGGAAAGG GTTATCTTGTATGGACGAAGCTACTTTTTTTGAGCGTCACTTTGATTTGAGAAATGGGGATTACATTGGCGCTATTTGGTGTACAG GAACAAGCAGTAAGGGAGGGCTGGGTGTTATTCCAAAAATAATCGTGAATTTGTCTTGTTGTCTTTATAAGATGCCACCACCTGTGCATTGCAAT ACTGGTGTTTGGACTCCTGGAAGTGGTAGATATCCTGATGCTTATATTTTAAATGATCAG GTTTTGGAGGCATGA
- the LOC139904241 gene encoding lysine--tRNA ligase, cytoplasmic-like isoform X1, producing MSFIRKGLSCMDEATFFERHFDLRNGDYIGAIWCTGTSSKGGLGVIPKIIVNLSCCLYKMPPPVHCNVNTGVWTPGSGRYPDAYILNDQVGIHYPNLYFFKAMFIAVLLAFMKKLIFNKKLCLVKGA from the exons ATGAGTTTTATACGGAAAGG GTTATCTTGTATGGACGAAGCTACTTTTTTTGAGCGTCACTTTGATTTGAGAAATGGGGATTACATTGGCGCTATTTGGTGTACAG GAACAAGCAGTAAGGGAGGGCTGGGTGTTATTCCAAAAATAATCGTGAATTTGTCTTGTTGTCTTTATAAGATGCCACCACCTGTGCATTGCAATGTAAAT ACTGGTGTTTGGACTCCTGGAAGTGGTAGATATCCTGATGCTTATATTTTAAATGATCAGGTAGGTATTCATTACCCGAACCTCTACTTTTTTAAGGCTATGTTTATCGCGGTGCTTTTAGCTTTTATGAAAAAGCTCATATTTAATAAAAAGCTTTGTTTGGTTAAAGGAGCTTAA
- the LOC139904241 gene encoding uncharacterized protein isoform X6: protein MSFIRKGLSCMDEATFFERHFDLRNGDYIGAIWCTGTSSKGGLGVIPKIIVNLSCCLYKMPPPVHCNVNRRLVFGLLEVVDILMLIF from the exons ATGAGTTTTATACGGAAAGG GTTATCTTGTATGGACGAAGCTACTTTTTTTGAGCGTCACTTTGATTTGAGAAATGGGGATTACATTGGCGCTATTTGGTGTACAG GAACAAGCAGTAAGGGAGGGCTGGGTGTTATTCCAAAAATAATCGTGAATTTGTCTTGTTGTCTTTATAAGATGCCACCACCTGTGCATTGCAATGTAAAT AGAAGACTGGTGTTTGGACTCCTGGAAGTGGTAGATATCCTGATGCTTATATTTTAA
- the LOC139904241 gene encoding lysine--tRNA ligase, cytoplasmic-like isoform X2: MSFIRKGLSCMDEATFFERHFDLRNGDYIGAIWCTGTSSKGGLGVIPKIIVNLSCCLYKMPPPVHCNTGVWTPGSGRYPDAYILNDQVGIHYPNLYFFKAMFIAVLLAFMKKLIFNKKLCLVKGA; this comes from the exons ATGAGTTTTATACGGAAAGG GTTATCTTGTATGGACGAAGCTACTTTTTTTGAGCGTCACTTTGATTTGAGAAATGGGGATTACATTGGCGCTATTTGGTGTACAG GAACAAGCAGTAAGGGAGGGCTGGGTGTTATTCCAAAAATAATCGTGAATTTGTCTTGTTGTCTTTATAAGATGCCACCACCTGTGCATTGCAAT ACTGGTGTTTGGACTCCTGGAAGTGGTAGATATCCTGATGCTTATATTTTAAATGATCAGGTAGGTATTCATTACCCGAACCTCTACTTTTTTAAGGCTATGTTTATCGCGGTGCTTTTAGCTTTTATGAAAAAGCTCATATTTAATAAAAAGCTTTGTTTGGTTAAAGGAGCTTAA
- the LOC139904241 gene encoding lysine--tRNA ligase, cytoplasmic-like isoform X4, translated as MSFIRKGLSCMDEATFFERHFDLRNGDYIGAIWCTGTSSKGGLGVIPKIIVNLSCCLYKMPPPVHCNVNTGVWTPGSGRYPDAYILNDQVLEA; from the exons ATGAGTTTTATACGGAAAGG GTTATCTTGTATGGACGAAGCTACTTTTTTTGAGCGTCACTTTGATTTGAGAAATGGGGATTACATTGGCGCTATTTGGTGTACAG GAACAAGCAGTAAGGGAGGGCTGGGTGTTATTCCAAAAATAATCGTGAATTTGTCTTGTTGTCTTTATAAGATGCCACCACCTGTGCATTGCAATGTAAAT ACTGGTGTTTGGACTCCTGGAAGTGGTAGATATCCTGATGCTTATATTTTAAATGATCAG GTTTTGGAGGCATGA
- the LOC139904241 gene encoding uncharacterized protein isoform X7: protein MSFIRKGLSCMDEATFFERHFDLRNGDYIGAIWCTGTSSKGGLGVIPKIIVNLSCCLYKMPPPVHCNRRLVFGLLEVVDILMLIF, encoded by the exons ATGAGTTTTATACGGAAAGG GTTATCTTGTATGGACGAAGCTACTTTTTTTGAGCGTCACTTTGATTTGAGAAATGGGGATTACATTGGCGCTATTTGGTGTACAG GAACAAGCAGTAAGGGAGGGCTGGGTGTTATTCCAAAAATAATCGTGAATTTGTCTTGTTGTCTTTATAAGATGCCACCACCTGTGCATTGCAAT AGAAGACTGGTGTTTGGACTCCTGGAAGTGGTAGATATCCTGATGCTTATATTTTAA
- the LOC139904241 gene encoding uncharacterized protein isoform X3 produces MSFIRKGLSCMDEATFFERHFDLRNGDYIGAIWCTEKTGVWTPGSGRYPDAYILNDQVGIHYPNLYFFKAMFIAVLLAFMKKLIFNKKLCLVKGA; encoded by the exons ATGAGTTTTATACGGAAAGG GTTATCTTGTATGGACGAAGCTACTTTTTTTGAGCGTCACTTTGATTTGAGAAATGGGGATTACATTGGCGCTATTTGGTGTACAG AGAAGACTGGTGTTTGGACTCCTGGAAGTGGTAGATATCCTGATGCTTATATTTTAAATGATCAGGTAGGTATTCATTACCCGAACCTCTACTTTTTTAAGGCTATGTTTATCGCGGTGCTTTTAGCTTTTATGAAAAAGCTCATATTTAATAAAAAGCTTTGTTTGGTTAAAGGAGCTTAA